The Sandaracinus amylolyticus genomic interval GATCCTCGTCGACGTGCACCACGATCGACGCGCCGAGCGCGCTCTCGCCGACGAACACACCGCTCCACTCGCCGCGCCGCGTCCCGTCGATGCCCCACACCGCGAGCGAGCGCGACGTCGCGATCACCACCTCGCGCAGCGCGGGATGCGTCGCGATGCGCGCGTCGCCGACGTCCACCTGGAGCCCCGCGGGCGCGCCGGTCTCGACGTGGAACGCCTGGATCTGCTGGGCGCCGGTCGCGGTCTGCTCGATCACCACGACCACGTGATCGTCGGCGAACGACGCGTCGCACCACACCCGCGCGTCGGACGCGTCGAGCGTGCGCGCGCCGCGATCACAGCCGCTCTCGTCGCGCACCACGAGCCGCAGCCAGCTCGTCGCGATCGTCCGCGGCATCGCGAGCGGCGCGAGCGCGACAAGGTCGAGATCTCGGTCGGCGATCATCAGCGGGGCGGCGCAATCTGCGCGAGGATCTCGGCGAGCGCCGTCTCCACGCGCACGCCCTCCATCTCCGCGCTCGGCGTGATCACCACGCGATGATGGGCGAGCGGCACGAACAGGCTCTTCACGTCGTCGGGCACCACGAAGTCGCGCCCGGCACAGAGCGCCGCCGCGCGCGCCGCCGCCGCGAGCATCGTCGCCGCGCGCGGCGAGAGCCCGACCGCGAGCGCCGGGTGCTGTCGCGTCGCGCGCGCGAGCCCGACCACGTACTCGCCGATCTTCGGGTCGAGGTGCACGCGCCCCGGCATCGTGCGCAGCTGATCGATCTGCTGCGGGTCCATCACCGGCTCGATCCCGAGCGCGTCGATCGGCGGCATGCCCGCCTGCCCGCCGTGCGTGAGCACCGCGCGCAGCTCCTGCTCGAACGCGGGATAGCCCACGTCGAGCTTGAACAAGAAGCGATCGAGCTGCGCCTCGGGCAGCGGGTACGTGCCCTCCTGCTCCACCGGGTTCTGCGTCGCGATCACCGTGAAGCGCTCGGAGAGCGAGTGCGTCGTGCCGTCGATCGTGACGCTGCGCTCCTGCATCGCCTCGAGCAGCGCGCTCTGCGTCTTCGGCGGCGTGCGGTTGATCTCGTCGGCGAGCAGGACCTCGGTGAACACCGGGCCCTGCGTCAGGTGGAACGTCTGGGTCCGGAAGTCGAAGACGTTCGCGCCGAGCACGTCGCCGGGCATCAGATCGGGCGTGCACTGCAGGCGCCGCATCGGGAGGCCCAGCGCGCGGCTCAGGCACTGCGCGAAGAGCGTCTTGCCGGTGCCCGGCACGCCCTCGAGCAGCACGTGGCCGCGCACCGCGATCGCCACGAACGCGAGGCGCGTGTGCTCCTCCGCGCCGTACACCACGCGCCCGATCTGCTCGCTCAGCGCGCGCAGGTGATGCCGCACCACGTCCGGGGTCATGCCCGCTCCTCCTTCTTCGTCCCCATCAGCGCCGCCCGCAGCTCCGCGGCGCGCCGCGCGATCACCAGCGCCTCGCGCCGCCGCCGCGTCTTCTCCACCGCGCGCGCGTCCGCGAGCAGCTTCGCCGCGCTCGCGCCCACACGCCGTCGCTCCGCGGCCTGATCGATCAGCGCCGCGCGCGCGTCGGCCGTCGCGGCCTCGCTCAGCCCGAGCCGCCGATGCAGGTCGGCGATCACGTCCTCGACGTAGCGCAGCGCGAGCGTCGTCTCGCGCGAGCCGTTCGCCAGCACCGATGCCGCGACGTCGATCACCTCGCGCGGCCCGCGACCGAGCGCCTCGGGGATCGGATCCGGCGGGCCGAACCGACGCCGTCCCATCAGCAGCACGACGAGCGCCACGATCGCGCCGTGCACCAGCACCAGCACGCCGGGCCATCGCCCGAAGAGCTCGGGCAGCGATCGCGTGCGCACCGCGCCGTGGAAGACCTCGTCGATCACGATGTCCTCGGCGTGCAGCGTGTCGCGCGTGAAGTCGCGCCAGAGCGCGGCGTGCGCGCCCCGCTGCAGGTTGAACGAGTGCAGCAGATCGGGATCGGACACCACGTAGATCAGCGCCTTGTCGTCGCGCACGACGAAGCTGCCCTCGTCGTCCCAGAGCACCGGCACGCCGCCCTGCACGCGCTGCGGCCAGCGCAGCTCGAGACGTCGCGTCGCGTCGCGCGCGAGCTCGTGCGCGTCGATGGTGCGCCAGTCGTCCTCGATCGGACCGCGCACCAGCGAGACCGCGAAGGGCAGCTCCGTGAGGATCGCCGCGATCTCGATCGCGTCCTCGTCGGCGACCATCCCGAGCATCCCGGGCTGCCACTTCGGGAGCACGATCACGGTCACCCGCTCCGCGTCGGCGCGCGCGCGCACCAGCTCGCCGAGCGTCGTGGTGCGCGACTGCACCATCACCCACGGCTGGTTCGGCTCGATGATCCACAGCGGCGCGCTCACCGAGTCCCACTCGGGGCGCGTCCAGCGCTGCACCCGCACGCCGAGCGCGCGCATCGTCTCGAGGAACGCGCGATGTCCGAGCGCGCCCGCGCCGTACGAGTCGCGCGGCTGCGCCTCGGGCGTCGTGAGCCGTCGCCCGAACACCAGCGCGCCGACGGTCGCGACGAGCGACATCACCGCGACCGCGATCACCACGCGGCGCACGCGATCCCCGAAGAGCGCGCGATCGCTCACGACGCGTCCTCCTCGATCACCGCGCCGCGCGGCACCGCGTCGGCGAGCGCGCGCGCATCCCGGAACTGCGTCTCGTCGGCGTCGCGCGCGCCGAACCACACGCGCTCGGTCAGATCGAGCAGCGACTCGAGCTCCGCGCGCCCGGCACGACGTCCGTCGATCGCGCGGACCAGCTCGCGCGCGGTGCGCGAACGATGGCGCCCCTCCGCGCCTCCGACCCGCCCCAGCGAGTCGAGGAAGAGCGCGTGGATCGCCTCGCGCCACCGGCCCTGCGCCGCGAGCGCGTCCGCGCTCTCCCCGGTGCCGACCAGCAGCGGATCGATCGCGGCCTCGCCCACGCTCTCGTCGCGCGCGCTCGCCTCGAGGCGCGGCGCGCGGAAGCGCATGCTCGCCGCGAAGAACACGATCACCAGCGCGAGCACCGCGAGGCCCAGCGCGAGGAACACGTACCCGAGCGGCCCCGAGAGCGACGCGAGCACGCTCGCGAGCCAGTCCATCAGCGGCCGCGCGAAGGGCAGCTCCACCTGCGGCCCGGGATCGGGCGACTCGCGCTCGCCGTCGATCGACGTCTCGCCGCGCGGCCCGCGACCCGCGCCCTCGGCCCCCTCGGGCGCGCCGCCCGACTCGTGCTCGGGCACCAGCACCGTGACGTCCGCGGGATATCCGCCCTGCTCGCGCACCCGCGCAGCAACCGCCGCGGGATCCTCCTGCGCCGCCGCCGGAACGACTGCGAGCGCGAGCATGATGCTCGCGCCCGCAGCGATCACCGTGGCGAGGCCGCGCATCGTCGACGCGCGAGACTATGCGAACACGCGCGCGAGCGCCTGCGCGTCGACGCCGTCGCGCAGCCCGCGCAGCTTGGCGTAGACCACCGCGATCGCGGCCGAGAGCACCATCGTCGAGCCGAGCTGCACGACGAACATCACGAGCTTCGCGGCGAGCTGCAGCGGGTCGAGCGGGTTCGGGATCGCGCCCGGCGTCATCCCACCGGCGAGGCGCGCCGGCATCGCGACGCACAGCGTCACGCCGAAGAAGCCGCCGAAGAGCACGAGGAAGATCAGGAAGATCGTCATCCGATGCCCCTCGGTGAGCTCGATGCTGCGCTGCATCGACTGGATCGGACCGAGGCGCTCGACGAGGCACGCGGGCAGCGCCGCGGACAGCCAGATCCACGCGATGATGCCGGGCGCGAAGCAGAACATCGCGCCGATGCCCGTGACGAACGCGACGAGGAACGACGCGATCACCAGCGGCACGATGCGGCCGAGCACCGCGCGCACCGCGTCGCCGACCGACGCCTTGCGCCCGACGAGGCTCTCGACCGTCAGGTACATGATCGCGCCCTGGCCGAACGCGTACATGAGCATGATCAGCCCGAGCACGCCGATGTAGCCGAGGCTCAGCAGCCCGAGCATCGAGAGCGCTTCCTCGGGGCGCGTCGACGCCAGCGACTGCTGGGTCACGTTGTAGATCAGTACCTCGAGGATCGTCTGCACGATCACCGTCGGCAGCACGACGATCGCGGAGATCACGAGGAAGGGCACGAGGTTCTGCCCCACGGCGCGGAACGTCGAGGCGATCGCGTCGCCGAGCTCCAAGGGCGCGGGAGGCGCGTTTGGCGCGCCCCAGGTCTGGTTCTCCATCGCGGCCGACGTAGCAGAGCGCTCCACGCACGCCAAGCCGGGCGACCTGCGAACCCCCGGAAAACCACGCGCTTTCGCGGCACCAGAAAGTTGACCTCGCGACCCTCGTGACGGCACCCTGCGATGTGGGCATGAGTGCGCACGAATCCACCATCGGAGTGCTGGCGACGACGGAGGGCGGACGTCGTCACGAGGTGCTCGGCATCCTGAGCGGCGCGGCGACCACGTTGCTCGCGCTCTCGCTCTACACCTACGACGCGCGCGGCGGCGAGAACTGGATCGGCCCGGTCGGCGAGTGGATCGCCAACATCGCGGCGACCGCGTTCGGCGCGGCCGCGTGGGTCGTGCCGTTCGAGCTCTCGCTGCTGACGATTCGTCTCTTCCAGCGACGTCGCTCGCCGGTCGGCCTCGCGCACCTCGCGAGCACGCTCGTGATCGTGCTGGTCGGCTGCGCGATGGTGCACCTCGCGATGCCGGGCGAAGAGGTGCTCGGTGGGCACCTGCCGGGCGGCATGTTCGGCGAGGTGCTCGGCGAGGTGCTGCGCTCGCTGCTCGGGCTCGTCGGCGCGTTCGTCGTCGGGACCGCGGTGATCCTGGTGACGATGGTGCTGCGCACGTCGTTCTCGATCGTCGGCGCGGCGCGCACGGTGTTCGGCGGCGCGGCCGCGGGCGCGAGCGCGGCGCGCGAGTGGACGAGCTCGGTCTGGGAGGCGTGGCAGGAAGCGCGCGAGATCGAGCGTCGCGAGCGCGAGGAGGAAGCGGCGCGGAACGCGCCGCGCATCGTGGTCCCAGGCGCGTCGCAGTCGGAGGCCGACGAGGAGCTCGAAGAGGAAGCGATCGCCGAGGAGGACCTCGCGCCGGTCGAGCCCGCGCCCGAGCCCGTCGTCGTCGAGAAGAAGGCGAAGAAGTCGCGCGCGAAGAAGGAGAAGCCCGCGACGATCGACACCACGCCGGCCGCGAAGCCGGCGAAGGCCGCGCGCGTGGCCGCGCCGGTGATCGAAGAGGAAGACGAGGAAGAGATCGTCGCGAGCGCCGAGGAGGCATACGAGGAGGACGAGGTCGAGGAGCCCGCCCCTCCCCCGCTGCCGAGCAAGCGCCCCAGCAAGCCCGCCCCCGCGGTGGCTGCGAAGGCCGAGCCGGTCGCGAAGGGCCCGACGATCGTCGCGCCGCGCGCCGACGTCGTGAAGCAGGAGCCCGCGCGCGAGAGCGACGAGATCGAACAGAAGGGCGAGTACGTGATGCCGCCCACCTCGCTGCTCGACTCGCCCCCGTCGCAGCAGATCGAGATCGACGCCGCGACGCTGCAGAACAACGCGGTGCGCCTGGTGCAGAAGCTCGAGGCGTACGGCGTGAAGGGCCGCGTCGACGAGATCCACCCGGGGCCCGTCGTCACGATGTACGAGCTCGAGCCCGAGAGCGGCACGAAGGTCAGCAAGATCGCGGGGCTCGCCGACGATCTCGCGATGGCGCTCGCCGCGCAGAAGGTCCGCATCGTGGCGCCGATCCCGGGCAAGGCGCGCGTCGGGTTCGAGCTGCCGAACAAGCACCGACAGACCGTCTTCCTGCGCGACATCCTCGAGGATCGCCGCTGGGAGGAGAACGCGGAGAAGGCCGCGCTGCCCACCGCGTTCGGCAAGGACATCGCGGGCCAGCCGGTCTACGGCGATCTCGCGAAGATGCCGCACCTGCTCGTCGCGGGCGCGACCGGCGCGGGCAAGAGCGTCGGTCTGAACGTGATGCTCTGCTCGCTGCTGATGAAGCGGACGCCCGAAGAAGTGCGGATGTTGATGATCGACCCGAAGGTGGTCGAGCTCGCGGTGTTCGACGGGATCCCGCACATGCTCCTTCCGGTCGTCACCGACATGAAGAAGGCCAGCCTCGCGCTGAGGTGGGCAGTCGACGAGATGGAGCGTCGATATCAGCTCTTCGCCGACGCGGGCGCGCGCAACATCACGACGTACAACGAGCGCGTCGAGAAGGTGCTGCGCGGAGAGCTCGCGCCCGAGAAGCTCGCGCCGAAGAAGGCGGGCAAGCAGAAGGCGATCGGCGCCGACGGCGAGGACGTCTATCTCAATCCCGTCGACGACGAGGCCGCGGACGCGGTGCCGATGCCGACGAAGCTGCCGTACGTCGTGGTGGTGGTCGACGAGTTCGCGGACCTGATGATGGTCGCGGCGAAGGACGTGGAAGCGGCGATCGCGCGATTGGCGCAGAAGGCGCGCGCGGCGGGCATCCACGTGATCCTCGCGACGCAGCGTCCGTCGGTCGACGTGATCACCGGCATGATCAAGGCGAACTTCCCGGCGCGCATCGCGTTCAAGGTGAGCCAGCGCGAGGACAGCAAGACGATCCTCGGGCGCATCGGCGCGGAGCACCTGCTCGGTCAGGGGGACATGCTGATGATCCCGCCGGGCGCGAGCGACCTGCGCCGCGTGCACAGCGCGTACGTGTCGGAGCACGAGGTGCAGGGGCTCTGCGATCACCTGCGCGAGCAGGGCAAGCCGGTGTACGACGAGAAGATCCTCGCGCCGCGCGACGAAGAGAGCGGCGAGGTGCTGGGCGACGACGGTCCGTCGCACTCGGACGATCCTCTTTATGACCGCGCGGTCGCGTGCGTGGCGACGGCCGGATACTGCTCGATCTCGCACATCCAGCGGCAGCTGGGCATTGGCTACAACAAGGCCGCGAAGCTGGTCGAGAAGATGGAAGCGGAGGGCGTGGTCGGGCCGGCGACGGGCAAGGCGGGTGGGCGCCGAGAGGTGTTGATCAACGCACTGTGATCGGCGTGCGGAGGGGTCCTGAGCTGAGCGGTGACTCGAGGCAACGACGGCCTCGACACGCTCTGAATCGGGGCGGCCTGTGCGTGAGCTGCTATCGGGAACAATGGTGCACGTAGGATCCGATCGCGACGTCGCTCACGATGAAGCAGCGGTCCGTGGTGAGCAGCCGGCGCGCACGGATATCGCGTGACAGCGAGACGAAATCAGGCGGAAGAACGAAGCGGCGGACGAGCGCGCCGGATCCACGGTCGATCTGGCGCACGTCTTCCCCGAGCAAGATCGCGTCTGCGCCGAATCGCTCCACGTGAAGCGCGCCTGCGCGATCGATGCACCATTCCCAGTCGCGACCGGAGAAGCGACACACGTCGTGCTCGAGCGTCACGTAGAAGCCTTCTGCCCCATCACTCTCCAGCTGAATGTTGGACTCGGGTGGCATCACGCACGCCACCGAGCCTGTCCGTGCGTCCACGATGACGTTCCCGTCGCCGCGCTCCACCGCGACCCAGTGCCCTGCCGAGTGCGCCAGTCGAACCTCCGACTGACTCCAGAGCGCAGCGAGGCCTCTTCCTGCGTCGGCGCGCCAGAGTGACACCGCATTGACGTGCTCGGACGTCATGGGCACCCCCAACTGTCCCGTGATCAGGAACGGGTACGCATGGTCGAAGAGCTGTCCTTCGGGCTCTTGCGTTTCGCGACCGTCCAGGCTCCGAAGAACCAACGGCGGCATGCCGCCGCGGTCGACCAGAACGTACGGCCCGAAGAACGACGCGCGGACCGGTGCGACGTCGGCGCGCCGCCACGCAACACTTCCGCCGCGGACGAGGATGATCTCGCCAGAACGAGCGGAGACGACCACCTCGTCGTCGGGCTCGTCCACGTCGGCCGACCACACGCCCGCTGGAACACTCAGCCGCCAGACCGGACGCATGGAGGGAAGGTCGCGAAGCACGAGCTGAGTCGCGCCCTCGGGCTCCGCGACCAACACGTGCGTCCGACCGACGGCCATCGGAATGCCGGGTCCAGCGCTCGGGCCATCGATCGCGACCACGGGTGCGTGGCCGACGGGCAGCGCCACGACGGCTGACGGCGGCACACAGACCCGATGCGATCCGGAACCGCACGCGAGCACGGAAACAGCCAGCAGGCCCGCGACGGCACGGCTCGCCATTTCGCGCACCGTGCGAGTCTCGCTGCGTGCCGTCGTCGGTGCGGGGCGGGCCCTCTCCTTGCAGCTCGCCATCGGCTCCTTCCCTACATCGGCGCGTGTTCCCGATCGTCCCGAAGTCGTAGCGCGAAAGCACCAATCCGGATGTTCGTCGATGCGTCCAGCTCGTGCCTCGATGGGTCGACCCTTCGGGCGACCAGTCCAGCTCGAATCGCGATGGGTCGGCCCTCCGGGCGACTCAATCCAGCTCGACGTTCGATGGGTCGACTCTTCGGGCGACCCAGTCCAGCTCGAACCGCGACGGGTCGACCCTTCGGGCGACTCAGTCCAGCTCGACGTGTGATGGGTCGACCCTTCGTTCGCCCCAATCGAGCTCGTTGGTCGGTGGGTCGAACCATCACGCTCCGAAATCGACGTCGGTCGCGCAACGGTCGCCCGCTCGGTCCGACGAAGGGCCATCTGCGCGGGGCACCTCGGCCCCGTGCCCTCCCCTCTCGACCTCGAGGAGACATGGCCGTGGGCATCCTTCCGAACGACAGTCCGATCTACTTCCACTCGCCCCGCTTCGACGGGCCTTCCGGCGTGCTGCTGGTGCGGCGCCTCATCAAACACGCGCCCGCCGATCCCTCGCCGCTGCTGCGCCGCGTGCTCCGGCAGATGCGCACCGACGGCGAGGCGCTGCGCGTCGTCATCCAGGAGCGCGACGCGGCCAGCCCGGCGCGCAGTCGGCCGTTCGGCCTCGCGCACGCACGTGCGTGGAGCGCGCTGCACGCGCGTCTCGACGCCGGCACCAAGCTCGCGACCGACGTGTATCCGCTCGCGCCGCGCGCGGCGGAGCTGATCGAGTCGATCTTCCCGAACGGGCTCGTGTTCGTCGCGGGCAACTACGACACCGCGTTCTTCGAGGGCGAGACGCGTCTCGCGAAGATCGTAGAGCGCGTCGAGCGCGACGTGATCGCGATCGCGGGCGCGCCGTTCCTCGACGGCGTGCGCATCACCCACGCTGCCCTCGGCGAGGTGCTGGGGCTCGGCCGCTCGACGCCCGAGGTGCCGAGCACGACGGCGGTGCAGGACGCGATCGCGCGCACGATGAAGTCGGTCGCGGCCTACAGCCGCGTGCTGGTCGCGGAGCTCGACGAGGACGACGAGGCGTCGGTCGCGCGGTTCCGGCGCGCGGTGGGGCCGCTCGACGCCTACCGCGCGTCGACGCGTGCGAGCGCCGATCAGCCGCAGGTCGAGCCGACGCCCGGCGACGACGACCCGGACGAGCCGCTGCCGCCGACGCCGCCGGTCTCGTGATCGCGGTCGAATCGGGGCGCGGGTGTGCCGTGAGGTGCGCTTGAAATGGGTGCAACTCTCGGCACGATCGCGCCTCGATGGTTCGTTCGTTCGCGCTCCTGATGCTCGTGCTCGTCGGCTGTTCTCCGGCGCCTCGCGCGACGAGTGATGCCTCGGCTTCGAGGGATGCATCGACGAGCACGCGCTGCGTCGCGCCCGAGGGCGTGAGCGCGTCACCGCGCACCATCGACGAGGTCGTCGCGCTGATCAACGCGCTGCCCTCGCCCGTGACGATCCCGTGCTTCCTCGAGGCGCTCGATCGGCCGCTCTACGTCGAGGCGACGCTCAGCCGCGTGAGCGCGCAGCCGGCGTTCGGCGAGCGCAGCCCGCGCATCTTCCTGTTCGTCGGTGATCTCGTGCTCTCGATCGTGCCCGATGGCGAAGGCGCGCCGCTGCTCGAGATGTCCGAGTTCGTCGAGGAGACGCGGAGCCGAAAGGCCGAGCTGCACATGCCGATCGCGACGCCGGTCTCGAGCGCGGCGCCCTACGAGCGCGTTCTCTACGAGACCGGCACGACGTGCGGCGGGTGCCACCGCAGCGAGGAGCGCGACGAGACGATCGACTTCACCGACGCGTTCGTGTCGGGCGCGCTGCGGCCGCGCGACGACGATCTCGTCGACCTCGATGCGCTGCGCAGCGAGTGGCTCGCGTGCAGCCCGCAGGAAGAGCCCGATCGCTGCGCGATGCTCGAGGCGCTGTTCGCGCACGGGCTCGTCGCGCACCGCAGCTTCCCCGAGCACATCCCGACGCTGTGAGCGCGATCGACGCGGCGCGAATCGCTCGTTCCGCGCGCGAGATGCGTCGGCCGGCTCCAGTCGCTGCGTCGAGCGGGCTCAGGCGACGAACGTCGCGACGATCGGCGCGACCACGTCGGGCGCGGCGCCGTGGTCCTGCCCGTCGAGCACTTGGTAGCGTCCGTCGGGGAGCAGCTCCGCGATGCGCTTCGCGGTGTCGCGGAAGAACGGCGCGCTCTCGGTGCCTGCGAGCACGAGCGTCGGGATCCGGATCGCGCGCACCAGCTCGCGCGGGATGACGCCGCCGGTTCGCAGCTCGCCCATCACCTCGAAGTCGTGGAGCATCGTGGGCGCCATCGCGAGCATCTTCGGGTCGCGCGCCATCGCCTCGATCATCTCGGGCGGGACCCCTGCCGCGCCGAGGAACGTCGTGATCGCCTCGGCGCGCCGGTCCTCGTGCAGCAGGTCGCGCACCTGCTCCGCGAGCCCTCGCGCGCCGCGCACGCTCTCGTCGTCGTCTCCGCCGTACGGGGGCTCGTGCAGCACGAGCTTGGTGATCGCGAGCCCGCGCACCGCAGCGTTCAGCGCGAGCGCCGCGCCCGACGAGTGACCGTAGACCGCCGCGCTCCCACCGACCTCGGCGATCAGCGCGGCGATGTCCTCGATCTCGCGCTCGAGCGAGCACGGCGCTCGATTGCCGCTCTCGCCGCGACCGCGACGGTCGTAGTCGATCGCCGTCAGCCGGCTCGCGAGCTCGTGCGCGAGCGGGCGGGTGCGATCGCGATCACACAGGATGCCTCCCACGACGATCACCGGGGCGCCTCGCCCGCGACGATCGAACGCGATGCGCGTGCCGTCCTTCGACGTGACGAAGCTCGTCATGCGCGCGCTCCGCGAAGGAGACCGCCCAGCCACACGCTCGGCAGCGCCGTCGCGGCGACCGCGACTCCGTACCACTTCGGCCCGAATTCCGGGCCTGCGTCCCACGTCGCGATCGCGCCGACGGTGCCCGCGAGCAGCCCGATCGCGCCGAGCACCCCGACGTGCGTCATCGGTCGCGCGGGCGCGAGACGCGCGGTGAGCCACCCGCCCGCGACGCTCACGACGACTCGATAGCCGAGCGCGAGCACGAACAGCGGCTCCGCCATCGGCTGTCCGAGCGGCGGATAGATCCCGGTCGCGTGCAGCACCATGTCGATCGCGGTCGACACCACCGCCACGACGAGCGCGCCGGCGAGCACGGCGCGCGTGCTGCGCAGCGCCGACGGGACGAGCGTGAGCGAGGTGCTCATCTCACTTCCCTCGCAAGAGCGCGATCACGCGCGCGTCGCGCAGGGCGAGCGAGCCCCAGAGCATCGCGGCGATCACCAGCGGGAACCAGAACGGCGTCTCGCTGCGCACGTGGATCGCGACCGCGCCGCCGAGGAACCCGGTGAACGCGAGCGCACCGAGCAACGACGTGCGCGGCACGAGGTAGAGCGCGAGGCACGCGAGCTCGAGCGCGCCGATCACCGGCGCGAGGTGCATCGGGATGCCGAGCCGCGCGTGCGCCTCGACGACGCCCTCGACGGTCGTGAACTTCACGAGCCCGTCGACGAGCAGGAACAGGGCGGCGAGCCCACCGAGGATGCGTCCGGTCCAGAGGCGCGCCTTCGTCGGCGCGATCGAGACGGGCTGCTGCTGCGTGAGTGCGATGTCCATGTTCGTCTCTCCTTCAGGCCTTGGTCGGCGCGGCGGCGCAGTGGAACGTCCACGAGATGCCGAAGCGATCGGTGAGCCCACCGAGCTTCGCGCCGAAGAACGTGTCGTGGAGCGGGTAGAGCACGCGCCCGCCCGCGGCGAGCGCGTCGAACTTCGCAGCGGCCTCGGCGGCGTCGTCGAAGTCGAGCGACACGTGGACGCGGCTCGCCGTCGCGACCTCCATGCCGGGCGGTGCATCGCTGAGCAGGACGCGCGACGCGCCGAGGCGGAGCACGCAGTGCATCACGCGCGCCGCATGGCCCGGCACCGACGCGAACTCCTTCACGTCGCCGTAGCGCATGATCCGCTCGACCTGCGCGCCGAGCGCGCGCTCGTAGAGCGCGATCGCGGCCGCGGCATCACCGTCGAACGAGAGGTAGGGATCGACCTGCTGGATCGTCATCGGAGCCTCCTTGTGTGCTCCGAGGACGAACGAGCCCGGGCCGTCCCGACACTCGATCCCGTCTTTTTTGTTTTTTGGCGCTCAGCCCTTCGCGTCGGCCTGGAGACGGTCGAGGTGCATCCGGATGTGGGCCGCCTCCGCGGGGGTGCGCGCGAGCGCGATCGCCTGGCCGAACGCGGTGCGCGCCTCGGCGTCGCGTCCGAGCTGCAGGAGCAGCGCGCCCTTCAGCCCGAAGAAGTGGAAGTACCCGGAGAGCTTCGGCGCGAGGGGCTCGATCATCGCGAGCGCGTCCGCCGCGCCGCGCGTCTTCGACACCGCGACCGCGCGGTTCAGCGTGATCACGGGCGACGGAGCGAGTCGCTCGAGCGTCGCGTAGAGCCGATCGATCTGCGCCCAGTCGGTGTCCTCGGGGCGCGACGCGCGCGCGTGGAGCGCCGCGATCGCGGCCTGCACCTGATACGGATCGGGACGACGATGGCGCAGCGCCTTGTCGAGCAGCGCGAGGCCCTCGTCGATCAGCGCGCGATCCCAGCGGCTGCGATCCTGCGCCTCGAGCAGGACGATCTCGCCGTGCGCGTCGAAGCGCGCCGCGCTGCGCGCGTGCTGCAGCAAGAAGAGCGAGGTGAGCCCCATGATCTCGGGCTCGTGGCGGAACAGGCGCATCAAGATGCGCGCGAGACGGATCGCCTCGTCGCACAGCGGAGCGCGCGCGCTCGCGCTCTCGCCGTTCGGCGCGGAGTAGCCCTCGTTGAACATCAGGTAGAGCACCGACGCGACCGCGCTCAGGCGCTCCGCGCGCTCGGGCGCGCCGGGCGTCTCGTACGGCACGTTCGCGTCCGCGATGCGCGCCTTCGCGCGCGTGATGCGCTGCTCCATCGCGGCCTCGCTGACGAGGAACGCGCGCGCGATCTGCGGCACCGAGAGCCCACACACGATGCGCAGCGCGAGCGCGATCTGCTGCGTCGCGGGGATCTCCGGGTGAACGCAGATGAAGAGCAGACGCAGGACGTCGTCGCGGTACTGCGCTCCGTCGAGCCCTTCCGCGAGCGACGTCTCGGCGTCGTCGGTGTCGGAGATCGCGTCCTCGTCGGGGAGGTCGCGCTGCTTCTTGCGGCGCCGCACGACGTCCATCGCGGCGTTGCGCCCGACGAAGATGAGCCACGACGCGGGATCGCGCGGCGGCCCGTTCTGCGGCCAATTCTTGAGCGCGCGGAGGCA includes:
- a CDS encoding AAA family ATPase encodes the protein MTPDVVRHHLRALSEQIGRVVYGAEEHTRLAFVAIAVRGHVLLEGVPGTGKTLFAQCLSRALGLPMRRLQCTPDLMPGDVLGANVFDFRTQTFHLTQGPVFTEVLLADEINRTPPKTQSALLEAMQERSVTIDGTTHSLSERFTVIATQNPVEQEGTYPLPEAQLDRFLFKLDVGYPAFEQELRAVLTHGGQAGMPPIDALGIEPVMDPQQIDQLRTMPGRVHLDPKIGEYVVGLARATRQHPALAVGLSPRAATMLAAAARAAALCAGRDFVVPDDVKSLFVPLAHHRVVITPSAEMEGVRVETALAEILAQIAPPR
- a CDS encoding DNA translocase FtsK, with amino-acid sequence MSAHESTIGVLATTEGGRRHEVLGILSGAATTLLALSLYTYDARGGENWIGPVGEWIANIAATAFGAAAWVVPFELSLLTIRLFQRRRSPVGLAHLASTLVIVLVGCAMVHLAMPGEEVLGGHLPGGMFGEVLGEVLRSLLGLVGAFVVGTAVILVTMVLRTSFSIVGAARTVFGGAAAGASAAREWTSSVWEAWQEAREIERREREEEAARNAPRIVVPGASQSEADEELEEEAIAEEDLAPVEPAPEPVVVEKKAKKSRAKKEKPATIDTTPAAKPAKAARVAAPVIEEEDEEEIVASAEEAYEEDEVEEPAPPPLPSKRPSKPAPAVAAKAEPVAKGPTIVAPRADVVKQEPARESDEIEQKGEYVMPPTSLLDSPPSQQIEIDAATLQNNAVRLVQKLEAYGVKGRVDEIHPGPVVTMYELEPESGTKVSKIAGLADDLAMALAAQKVRIVAPIPGKARVGFELPNKHRQTVFLRDILEDRRWEENAEKAALPTAFGKDIAGQPVYGDLAKMPHLLVAGATGAGKSVGLNVMLCSLLMKRTPEEVRMLMIDPKVVELAVFDGIPHMLLPVVTDMKKASLALRWAVDEMERRYQLFADAGARNITTYNERVEKVLRGELAPEKLAPKKAGKQKAIGADGEDVYLNPVDDEAADAVPMPTKLPYVVVVVDEFADLMMVAAKDVEAAIARLAQKARAAGIHVILATQRPSVDVITGMIKANFPARIAFKVSQREDSKTILGRIGAEHLLGQGDMLMIPPGASDLRRVHSAYVSEHEVQGLCDHLREQGKPVYDEKILAPRDEESGEVLGDDGPSHSDDPLYDRAVACVATAGYCSISHIQRQLGIGYNKAAKLVEKMEAEGVVGPATGKAGGRREVLINAL
- a CDS encoding alpha/beta fold hydrolase, encoding MTSFVTSKDGTRIAFDRRGRGAPVIVVGGILCDRDRTRPLAHELASRLTAIDYDRRGRGESGNRAPCSLEREIEDIAALIAEVGGSAAVYGHSSGAALALNAAVRGLAITKLVLHEPPYGGDDDESVRGARGLAEQVRDLLHEDRRAEAITTFLGAAGVPPEMIEAMARDPKMLAMAPTMLHDFEVMGELRTGGVIPRELVRAIRIPTLVLAGTESAPFFRDTAKRIAELLPDGRYQVLDGQDHGAAPDVVAPIVATFVA
- a CDS encoding VOC family protein — its product is MTIQQVDPYLSFDGDAAAAIALYERALGAQVERIMRYGDVKEFASVPGHAARVMHCVLRLGASRVLLSDAPPGMEVATASRVHVSLDFDDAAEAAAKFDALAAGGRVLYPLHDTFFGAKLGGLTDRFGISWTFHCAAAPTKA
- a CDS encoding DUF4129 domain-containing protein yields the protein MRGLATVIAAGASIMLALAVVPAAAQEDPAAVAARVREQGGYPADVTVLVPEHESGGAPEGAEGAGRGPRGETSIDGERESPDPGPQVELPFARPLMDWLASVLASLSGPLGYVFLALGLAVLALVIVFFAASMRFRAPRLEASARDESVGEAAIDPLLVGTGESADALAAQGRWREAIHALFLDSLGRVGGAEGRHRSRTARELVRAIDGRRAGRAELESLLDLTERVWFGARDADETQFRDARALADAVPRGAVIEEDAS
- a CDS encoding DoxX family protein, giving the protein MDIALTQQQPVSIAPTKARLWTGRILGGLAALFLLVDGLVKFTTVEGVVEAHARLGIPMHLAPVIGALELACLALYLVPRTSLLGALAFTGFLGGAVAIHVRSETPFWFPLVIAAMLWGSLALRDARVIALLRGK